A single Saccharomyces paradoxus chromosome II, complete sequence DNA region contains:
- the TPS1 gene encoding alpha,alpha-trehalose-phosphate synthase (UDP-forming) TPS1 (Synthase subunit of trehalose-6-P synthase/phosphatase complex~similar to YBR126C), with amino-acid sequence MTTDNAKAQLTSSSGGNIIVVSNRLPVTITKNSSTGQYEYAMSSGGLVTALEGLKKTYTFKWFGWPGLEIPDDEKDQVRKDLLEKFNAVPIFLSDEIADLHYNGFSNSILWPLFHYHPGEINFDENAWLAYNEANQTFTNEIAKTMNHNDLIWVHDYHLMLVPEMLRIKIHERQLQNVKVGWFLHTPFPSSEIYRILPVRQEILKGVLSCDLVGFHTYDYARHFLSSVQRVLNVNTLPNGVEYQGRFVNVGAFPIGIDVDKFTDGLKKESVQKRIQQLKETFKGCKIIVGVDRLDYIKGVPQKLHAMEVFLNEHPEWRGKVVLVQVAVPSRGDVEEYQYLRSVVNELVGRINGQFGTVEFVPIHFMHKSIPFEELISLYAVSDVCLVSSTRDGMNLVSYEYIACQEEKKGSLILSEFTGAAQSLNGAIIVNPWNTDDLSDAINEALTLPDVKKEVNWEKLYKYISKYTSAFWGENFVHELYSTSSSSTSSSAIKN; translated from the coding sequence ATGACTACGGATAACGCTAAGGCGCAACTGACCTCGTCTTCAGGGGGTAACATTATTGTGGTGTCCAACAGACTTCCCGTGACAATTACTAAGAACAGCAGTACGGGTCAGTACGAGTATGCAATGTCGTCCGGGGGGCTGGTTACAGCGTTGGAAGGGTTGAAGAAGACTTACACATTTAAGTGGTTCGGATGGCCCGGGCTGGAGATTCCTGACGATGAGAAGGATCAGGTGAGGAAGGACTTGCTGGAGAAGTTTAATGCGGTACCCATCTTCTTGAGCGACGAAATCGCGGACTTACACTACAACGGGTTCAGTAACTCTATCCTATGGCCGCTATTCCACTACCATCCTGGTGAGATCAATTTTGACGAGAATGCATGGTTGGCGTACAACGAGGCTAACCAGACGTTCACCAACGAGATTGCTAAGACTATGAACCATAATGATTTGATTTGGGTGCATGACTACCATTTGATGTTGGTCCCAGAAATGTTGAGAATCAAGATTCATGAGAGGCAACTGCAAAACGTTAAGGTCGGGTGGTTCCTGCATACGCCATTCCCTTCAAGTGAAATTTACAGAATCTTACCTGTCAGACAAGAGATTTTGAAAGGTGTCTTGAGTTGTGATTTGGTCGGGTTCCATACATACGATTACGCAAGACATTTCCTGTCCTCTGTACAAAGAGTGCTTAATGTGAATACATTACCCAATGGGGTGGAATACCAGGGCAGGTTTGTTAATGTGGGGGCCTTCCCTATCGGTATCGACGTGGACAAGTTCACCGATGggttgaaaaaggaatcCGTGCAGAAGAGAATCCAGCAActaaaagaaacttttaaaGGCTGTAAGATCATAGTTGGTGTCGACAGACTGGATTATATCAAAGGTGTGCCTCAGAAGTTGCACGCCATGGAAGTGTTCCTGAACGAACATCCAGAATGGAGAGGCAAGGTTGTTCTTGTACAGGTCGCAGTGCCAAGTCGTGGAGACGTGGAAGAGTACCAATATTTAAGGTCTGTGGTCAATGAGTTAGTCGGCAGAATAAACGGTCAGTTTGGTACCGTGGAATTTGTCCCCATCCATTTCATGCACAAGTCCATACCATTTGAAGAGCTGATTTCCCTATACGCTGTGAGCGATGTCTGTTTGGTTTCGTCCACTCGTGATGGTATGAACTTGGTTTCCTACGAATACATTGCTTgccaagaagaaaagaagggtTCTTTGATCCTGAGTGAATTCACAGGTGCCGCACAATCTTTGAACGGTGCTATCATTGTAAATCCCTGGAACACTGACGATCTGTCCGATGCCATCAACGAAGCTTTGACTTTGCCCGATgtaaagaaagaagttAACTGGGAAAAACTTTACAAATACATTTCTAAATATACTTCTGCTTTCTGGGGTGAAAATTTTGTCCACGAATTATACAGCACATCATCAAGTTCAACAAGCTCTTCTGCTATTAAAAACTGA
- the MEO1 gene encoding Meo1p (similar to YBR126W): MAITPDKQKQEQQHQSQEQPLDYAHVCKCIAMFFVVAGVVLMFFETGLDPEQKEQIKRLHQLDSIPHA; the protein is encoded by the coding sequence ATGGCTATCACCCCTGACAAGcagaaacaagaacaacaacatcaaTCGCAGGAGCAACCGCTCGACTATGCTCACGTATGCAAGTGTATTGCTATGTTCTTTGTCGTTGCGGGCGTGGTGCTGATGTTCTTCGAGACCGGGTTGGACCCAGAACAGAAAGAGCAAATCAAGCGACTCCACCAGTTGGACAGCATTCCTCACGCTTGA